Proteins co-encoded in one Aspergillus flavus chromosome 2, complete sequence genomic window:
- a CDS encoding putative polyamine transporter (MFS multidrug transporter), whose amino-acid sequence MDESHQEKQSGHHDNLEREAAHRGLRKTGSRTLGWDTDHREFPRNWPLRRKLYDACIIFFLEFYTTVMSTTGPSAAEEAMSEYAMSRVVMLTGFQFMYGAGQALGGLIMPPFSEALGRQKSYLVSAGAYCLSSLLVGLVPSPAGVFIGRFFSGFASSVPAIVLAGSIEDLYSQHSRLWLLWFWNCSTMLGIAVGPIYGSYIVDAIGWRWVYHISAITCAATFFLLIPVRESRPTTLLQRRFDNLQSKVGVVDMNIPNPDRIDSTRELMQVILVRPAKIGVSEPILILVSILSASAWGMMYLFTESFTVVYSEFGWSSRATSLPFIALFPGIILSGFVRLWDYHQLKSRQKASQRPEPEDKIGGFAIAAPALAIGLWIFGWTVPPLVHVPWIASMFGLVLIGFAATEFSYTLSGYISDAYTIYASSGLAVQGFLRALASGCLPLFAYPMYSGLGSNVATSIIAAVATVYCVAPYIFLKHGRRLRENSPFARYSAKVNDEHGAD is encoded by the exons ATGGACGAAAGTCACCAGGAGAAGCAAAGTGGACACCACGATAATCTCGAGCGCGAGGCCGCGCACAGGGGGCTTAGAAAGACGGGGTCCAGGACACTCGGGTGGGATACAGACCACCGAGAATTCCCACGCAATTGGCCTCTTCGGCGCAAGCTCTACGATGCctgcatcatcttcttcctggagTTCTATACGACCGTCATGAGCACGACGGGGCCATCCGCTGCCGAAGAGGCCATGTCTGAGTACGCAATGAGCAGGGTCGTGATGCTCACCGGATTTCAGTTCATGTATGGCGCTGGACAAGCATTGGGAGGGCTTATAATGCCTCCATTTTCTGAGGCTCTTGGTCGTCAGAAGTCCTACCTTGTGTCCGCTGGTGCATactgtctttcttctctgctcGTCGGCCTTGTTCCTTCACCAGCCGGAGTTTTCATCGGCCGCTTCTTCTCCGGTTTCGCCTCGTCTGTGCCGGCGATAGTTCTAGCTGGAAGTATCGAGGATCTGTACTCCCAGCACTCAAGGCTCTGGCTTCTCTGGTTTTGGAATTGCTCCACCATGCTCGGTATCGCCGTGGGCCCAATCTATGGGTCCTATATAGTGGATGCGATAGGTTG GCGCTGGGTCTACCATATTTCCGCCATTACCTGTGCGGCAACATTCTTCCTCCTTATACCCGTTCGGGAGAGTCGGCCGACAACCCTGCTTCAACGCCGTTTTGACAACCTCCAATCAAAGGTCGGAGTAGTAGACATGAATATACCAAACCCTGACCGAATTGACAGCACCCGCGAGCTTATGCAGGTCATTCTAGTACGACCTGCCAAGATAGGTGTCTCGGAACCTATACTCATTTTGGTCTCCATCCTCAGCGCATCAGCCTGGGGTATGATGTACCTCTTCACCGAGTCCTTCACCGTAGTCTACAGTGAATTCGGCTGGAGCTCCAGGGCGACCTCCCTACCATTCATTGCCCTATTTCCTGGGATCATTCTCAGTGGATTCGTCCGCCTATGGGACTACCACCAGCTGAAATCCCGACAGAAAGCCAGCCAGCGTCCAGAGCCAGAAGATAAAATCGGCGGATTCGCGATTGCTGCGCCCGCACTGGCCATTGGACTCTGGATCTTCGGCTGGACAGTTCCACCGCTCGTCCATGTCCCTTGGATCGCATCCATGTTCGGCCTCGTGCTCATCGGCTTTGCAGCGACTGAGTTCTCGTATACGCTGAGTGGGTATATTTCTGACGCATATACGATCTATGCCTCGTCCGGATTGGCGGTCCAGGGCTTCTTACGTGCGTTGGCCTCCGGGTGTCTTCCTCTGTTCGCGTATCCGATGTATTCGGGGCTTGGATCAAATGTCGCGACGAGTATTATCGCTGCTGTGGCAACCGTGTACTGCGTGGCGCCGTATATATTCCTGAAACATGGTAGGCGTCTAAGGGAGAACAGTCCCTTTGCTCGATACAGTGCAAAGGTTAATGATGAGCATGGGGCTGATTGA
- a CDS encoding putative glucose-methanol-choline oxidoreductase: MPHPVLLFLIALHWCLIHTLAVPTFNGQSAVSDDLLRDGRFDYVVVGGGTAGIVVATRLAQRSYTVALIEAGGFYEYQSLAAIPLGDIIPVGSDPRNKFSIDWGFVTENQPGANNRPIHYARGKCLGGSSALNFMIYQRPTRGAMERWATAVGDSSYTFDRVLPYFKRSVQFTPPNQLTRFPNSTPSFDPAAYDPQGGPLHASYSNYAMPFSSWMRLAMNALGIRDRDEFNLGSLLGAQYCTSTIRPRDQKRSSSESSFLETKPPLLTTYTYVLAKKILFDSQKRATGVLAKSKLGEFRLHADKEVIVSAGAFQSPQLLMVSGIGPAKTLEDHGIPVLADRPGVGQNMWDHPLFAPSYRVGMPTASTVVTSISYLLRQAANAAIFRQGPFTSPITDYLGWEKIPTSLRANFSRETLQDLARFPDDWPEAEYLSAAAYVGDVSKPVLIQPRDGYDYASIVGVLVAPTSRGNVTIRSADTFDLPTINPNWLSTETDQEVAIATFKRTRQAFESGAMAPILIGDEYYPGDRVQSNAEILEFVKDNMMTIWHAACTCKMGTAKDAMAVVDSHARVFGVDGLRVVDASAFPLLPPGHPQSVVYMLAEKISDAIAAANGTTERR, encoded by the exons ATGCCCCATCCGGTTCTCCTGTTTTTGATTGCTCTGCACTGGTGTCTGATCCATACACTTGCCGTGCCGACATTCAACGGTCAGTCAGCCGTATCTGATGACTTGCTCCGTGACGGACGATTTGACTATGTTGTCGTCGGAGGCGGAACCGCAGGTATCGTCGTGGCCACTCGCCTAGCACAGAGATCCTATACCGTTGCGCTGATCGAAGCTGGTGGATTTTACGAGTACCAATCCCTTGCTGCTATCCCCTTGGGAGATATAATCCCTGTTGGATCAGATCCACGCAACAAGTTCAGCATAGATTGGGGATTTGTAACTGAAAATCAGCCCGGGGCAAACAATCGACCTATCCACTATGCCCGAGGCAAATGCCTAGGCGGCTC GTCGGCGCTGAACTTCATGATTTATCAACG ACCCACACGAGGTGCCATGGAGCGATGGGCTACTGCTGTAGGTGATAGCAGCTACACATTTGATCGCGTTCTGCCATATTTCAAGCGGAGTGTCCAGTTTACGCCTCCAAACCAGTTGACCCGATTCCCCAATTCGACACCATCGTTCGACCCAGCCGCTTACGATCCCCAAGGAGGGCCATTGCATGCGTCGTACTCTAACTACGCCATGCCATTCTCATCGTGGATGAGACTCGCAATGAACGCCCTCGGAATCCGTGACCGGGATGAGTTCAACCTCGGGTCTTTGTTGGGGGCCCAGTATTGTACAAGCACCATCCGACCGCGGGaccagaaaagaagcagTTCCGAAAGCTCATTCCTTGAGACGAAACCTCCTCTTCTGACTACGTACACTTATGTATTGGCAAAGAAGATACTGTTCGACTCTCAAAAACGCGCCACGGGCGTTTTAGCTAAGAGTAAACTCGGTGAGTTCAGGCTGCACGCCGACAAAGAGGTCATTGTGTCTGCGGGTGCATTCCAATCACCTCAGTTGCTCATGGTGTCTGGCATTGGCCCGGCAAAGACACTCGAAGATCATGGCATACCGGTTCTGGCCGACCGTCCTGGAGTCGGTCAGAATATGTGGGATCATCCACTGTTCGCCCCTTCGTACCGGGTAGGGATGCCAACGGCCTCGACGGTGGTGACGAGCATTTCATACCTTCTCAGGCAAGCGGCCAATGCTGCTATCTTCCGACAAGGACCCTTTACCAGCCCTATCACGGATTACTTAGGATGGGAAAAGATCCCCACTAGCCTGCGGGCTAACTTCTCCAGAGAAACTTTGCAGGATCTAGCACGCTTTCCCGATGACTGGCCAGAGGCAGAG TACTTATCCGCGGCAGCATATGTCGGCGATGTTTCCAAGCCTGTCTTGATTCAACCCAGGGATGGCTATGATTACGCATCAATAGTTGGTGTCCTTGTCGCTCCAACATCCCGAGGCAACGTAACGATCCGGTCAGCAGACACCTTCGACCTTCCGACTATCAATCCTAACTGGCTTTCCACCGAAACCGATCAGGAAGTGGCAATTGCCACATTCAAGCGAACACGGCAGGCCTTTGAAAGCGGTGCTATGGCGCCTATACTGATCGGAGATGAATACTATCCAGGGGATCGTGTGCAATCCAATGCAGAGATCCTGGAGTTTGTCAAAGATAACATGATGACCATCTGGCATGCCGCTTGCACTTGCAAGATGGGGACCGCGAAGGATGCAATGGCAGTGGTGGATTCTCACGCAAGGGTGTTTGGGGTTGACGGCTTGCGTGTTGTCGATGCGAGTGCATTCccgcttcttcctccaggtcACCCGCAATCAGTCGTGT ACATGCTTGCCGAAAAGATCTCCGATGCCATCGCTGCGGCTAACGGAACAACTGAAAGGCGTTAA
- a CDS encoding putative kinesin light chain — MVSLTHDQYTIAWICALPLEMAAACAMLTKAHTPLSKASTDPNAYELGELNGHFIVIACLPAGVYGKVSAATIVSRMRLTFPRLQFGLMVGIGGGVPSNSNDIRLGDVVVSKPVAKYNGVIQYDYGKAVQGGQFEPTGALNKPPQALLTHISRLEAKQMTGCKDDISKIVSEVLEQNPNMKKKFSPPEQGTDFLFHSSYHHGDKGDNCEKCDKEQLVKRQVRDTRAPLIHYGLIASGDQVMKDSETRDRLAQRHGILCFEMEAAGLMDDLPTLVIRGICDYCDSHKQKDWQGYAALTAAAYAKMLLSVVPISPMDVDSLKNNKARHWVVSLARNSRFVGRQDEIAQLEELLAMPDGPKRIAITGLGGIGKTQVALEVAYRIRDRDRECSVFWVPCTSHGMIEQTFVNIAQTLGLHDVKQAEAKEQIRIYLSSERAGKWLLIFDNADDSEMWLTGNNATPALEDFLPQSDQGHILFTSRNGELAVELTGSTTISVPDVDKETASKILENLLLQKHLLEDHITTVALLEKLAFLPLAIAQASAYINKKRLTLSAYLTLLQEEEYDAVELLSEDFRDPGRYKDIQNPVITTWLISFKQIQHQDQLAADYLSFMACINPRNIPHSLLPHQTSRKQRLDALGLLNAYSFTNSQDLDISMHRLVHIATRNWLRKNGLFSHWVRRVADRIDKVFPDDHYFNRALWREYLPHGLALVHDNEFIVQQGQYTNLVGKIADCLNSDGRYHEAEALYKTLISINQDRDGLVHSTTLASKAKLASTYRNQGRWYEAEELLMQVMETMKIVRGTEHPKTLISMLNLASIYRSQGRWSEAERLIIQVIERRKTVLGAQHPSTLNSMANLASTYWHQGRWSEAERLIVRVIEERKTVLGAQHPFTLTSMNNLAFFYWDQGRWEEAESLAVQVTGTLKTVLGAEHPDTLASMANLAYTWESQGKSQDALSLMEKCSKLCSKVLGPSHPHTRTFSYAFRNWKDKYTSSLSCTPTTAPAQKASSQNMQEVPRGASAAVMIAQSNREKLINPLHAERLSAASTSKMYNQPVYAEDNKEALYSFIHANPLGILTTAIPSTLYPLLQSTHIPWILDPPNQTHGSPKARLRGHIARQNPQSKAIIDSLKDSNSTSGSQLSQEVMILFTSPHHHYVTPKFYTETKPITGKVAPTWNYSTVQVYGTATVYFDPEVKETGEFLDKQLRDLSDHCERDIMGFTGEEGREEPWRVDEAPEGYLRVLKRNIVGLSVEVERIEGKVKMSQERKRGKGRAL, encoded by the exons ATGGTATCATTGACGCACGATCAGTACACGATCGCGTGGATATGCGCCTTACCACTGGAGATGGCGGCGGCTTGCGCTATGCTGACCAAGGCTCACACTCCCCTGTCCAAAGCCTCCACAGATCCAAATGCCTATGAACTTGGCGAATTGAACGGACATTTCATCGTCATTGCGTGCCTACCAGCTGGGGTGTATGGAAAGGTGTCCGCCGCAACCATCGTGTCTCGCATGCGCTTAACCTTTCCTCGGCTTCAGTTCGGACTGATGGTGGGTATTGGGGGCGGCGTCCCAAGCAACAGCAATGACATTCGATTAGGGGATGTGGTGGTCAGCAAACCGGTAGCAAAGTATAATGGGGTGATACAATATGATTACGGAAAGGCAGTTCAAGGTGGACAATTCGAGCCGACCGGTGCATtaaacaaaccaccacagGCTCTTTTGACACATATAAGTCGGCTTGAGGCAAAGCAAATGACTGGGTGTAAAGACGACATTTCAAAAATAGTGTCGGAAGTATTGGAACAGAACCCCAACATGAAGAAAAAGTTTTCGCCCCCAGAACAAGGCAcggattttctttttcattcttcctaCCATCATGGAGATAAGGGAGATAACTGTGAAAAGTGTGACAAGGAGCAATTGGTTAAACGACAAGTGAGGGATACTAGGGCCCCGCTTATTCACTACGGGTTAATTGCGTCGGGAGATCAGGTCATGAAGGACTCGGAAACACGAGATCGTCTGGCTCAACGACATGGGATACTATGTTTTGAGATGGAAGCTGCAGGCCTCATGGACGATCTTCCGACTCTTGTGATCCGAGGGATATGTGACTATTGTGACTCGCATAAGCAGAAAGACTGGCAAGGCTATGCAGCTTTGACAGCGGCTGCCTATGCGAAAATGCTGTTATCTGTCGTGCCTATTAGCCCTATGGACGTTGACTCGCTGAAGAACAATAAGGCGCGCCATTGGGTGGTCTCGCTGGCAAGGAATTCAAGGTTTGTTGGTCGTCAGGATGAAATCGCGCAACTCGAAGAGTTACTCGCGATGCCAGATGGGCCCAAGAGGATTGCAATCACCGGCTTGGGAGGGATTGGAAAGACACAAGTTGCCCTAGAGGTAGCATACCGCATACGGGACCGAGACAGGGAATGCTCAGTTTTCTGGGTTCCATGTACAAGCCATGGGATGATTGAGCAGACGTTCGTGAATATCGCGCAGACTCTCGGACTCCATGACGTGAAGCAAGCGGAGGCTAAAGAACAGATCAGAATATACCTCAGCTCCGAGCGTGCAGGAAAGTGGCTTCTCATCTTTGACAATGCAGATGATTCAGAGATGTGGCTCACAGGCAATAATGCAACCCCAGCCCTCGAGGACTTCCTCCCTCAGAGTGATCAAGGCCACATTCTATTCACTTCCCGCAATGGGGAGCTTGCGGTTGAGCTCACAGGATCCACTACTATTTCTGTTCCAGATGTGGATAAAGAAACTGCCTCAAAAATCCTGGAGAATTTATTGTTGCAGAAACACTTGCTTGAGGACCATATTACAACAGTTGCCCTCCTAGAAAAGCTGGCATTCCTTCCATTAGCAATCGCACAGGCGTCTGCATATATCAACAAAAAGCGCCTCACTCTATCTGCATACCTGACACTTTTGCAAGAGGAGGAATATGACGCCGTGGAACTCCTTAGTGAAGATTTTAGGGATCCAGGGCGCTATAAGGATATCCAGAACCCCGTGATCACGACATGGTTGATATCGTTTAAACAGATCCAGCATCAAGACCAATTAGCAGCGGACTATCTCTCTTTCATGGCCTGTATCAACCCACGAAATATCCCTCActcccttcttcctcaccAAACATCCAGGAAACAAAGACTTGATGCTTTGGGACTCTTGAATGCATACTCATTCACCAATAGTCAAGATCTGGATATAAGCATGCACAGACTTGTGCATATCGCAACTCGCAACTGGCTCAGAAAGAATGGACTGTTTTCTCACTGGGTTCGAAGAGTGGCTGATCGTATAGATAAGGTTTTCCCAGACGATCACTATTTCAATCGAGCACTTTGGCGAGAGTACCTCCCTCATGGCTTGGCACTGGTGCATGATAACGAATTTATTGTACAACAAGGACAATACACCAATTTGGTTGGGAAGATTGCAGATTGCCTTAATAGTGATGGAAGATACCACGAAGCAGAGGCACTATATAAGACGCTGATAAGCATTAATCAGGACAGAGATGGCTTAGTACACAGCACCACTCTCGCCAGCAAAGCGAAACTGGCATCAACCTATCGCAACCAGGGACGATGGTATGAAGCAGAGGAGTTACTCATGCAAGTGATGGAGACAATGAAGATAGTACGGGGGACTGAACACCCTAAAACTCTGATTAGTATGTTAAATCTGGCGTCAATCTACCGAAGCCAGGGACGATGGAGCGAAGCAGAGAGGTTAATTATACAAGTCatagagagaagaaaaacagtGCTTGGGGCTCAGCATCCATCCACTCTGAATAGTATGGCAAACCTGGCATCAACCTACTGGCATCAGGGACGATGGAGCGAAGCAGAGAGGTTAATTGTACGTGTGatcgaggaaagaaagacagtgCTTGGGGCTCAACATCCTTTCACACTGACGAGTATGAATAACCTAGCATTTTTTTACTGGGATCAGGGACGTTGGGAGGAAGCGGAGAGCCTGGCAGTTCAAGTAACGGGGACATTAAAGACTGTGCTTGGGGCTGAGCATCCTGACACTTTAGCCAGCATGGCAAACCTAGCCTACACCTGGGAGTCCCAAGGGAAGTCTCAGGATGCCTTGTCTCTGATGGAAAAGTGTTCAAAGTTATGCAGCAAAGTATTAGGGCCTAGCCACCCGCATACCAGAACCTTCTCTTATGCTTTTCGCAACTGGAAGGATAAGTATACTTCATCTCTAAGCTGTACACCCACAACAGCACCCGCTCAGAAGGCAAGTTCGCAAAATATGCAGGAAGTTCCACGGGGGGCTTCGGCAGCTGTGATGATCGCTCAGTCGAATCGCGAAAAGCTCATTAATCCACTTCACGCTGAGAGGCTATCAGCCGCAAGT ACCTCCAAAATGTACAACCAACCCGTATACGCCGAAGATAACAAAGAAGCACTCTACTCATTCATCCACGCCAACCCACTCGGCATCCTCACAACTGCAATCCCCTCAACCCTTTACCCCCTCCTCCAATCCACCCACATCCCCTGGATCCTCGACCCCCCGAACCAAACCCATGGATCCCCCAAAGCAAGACTCCGCGGACACATCGCCCGCCAAAACCCACAATCCAAAGCCATAATTGACTCCCTCAAAGACTCCAACTCAACCTCCGGCTCCCAATTATCACAAGAAGTCATGATCCTCTTCACATCCCCGCATCACCACTACGTGACCCCGAAATTCTACACAGAGACGAAACCAATCACGGGAAAAGTAGCGCCTACTTGGAATTATAGCACGGTGCAGGTTTATGGTACCGCGACTGTGTATTTTGACCCTGAGGTGAAGGAGACGGGGGAGTTTCTGGATAAGCAGTTACGGGATTTGTCAGATCACTGTGAGAGGGATATTATGGGGTTTacgggggaggaggggagggagGAGCCTTGGAGAGTGGATGAGGCGCCGGAGGGGTACTTGAGGGTTTTGAAGAGGAATATTGTCGGGTTGAGTGTAGAGGTTGAGAGGATTGAGGGGAAGGTTAAGATGAGTCAGGAGAGGAAACGGGGGAAAGGGAGGGCGTTATAG